In one Thermosipho ferrireducens genomic region, the following are encoded:
- a CDS encoding iron-containing alcohol dehydrogenase — protein sequence MRNFVFYNPTKLVFGKNTIDKIGEYLKKGKIKKVLFLAGGGSIKKNGVYERVVRSLIENDIEKVEVWGVRPNPVLSKVEEAIEVAKKESVEAILAVGGGSVIDSAKAVAAGYYYEGNVWDFYLEKVRPKKALPLYTVLTLSATGTEMNGNTVLTNERTTEKFAFGSIVVYPKVSIVDPEVQFSLPEHQIVNGAVDAISHVMEYYFDGAENTELTDRIDEGIILTLIETTEKLLENPKDYEARANFALSTTLALNGISGLGHKGGDWASHELEHAISALNPEVAHGAGLAVVFPAWMEYVFTKNVEKFAKFGENIFGIKDDNTEEVAKKAIRSLRNWYKKIGAPITLKELNFDYSDIDNLTEIACKHAPFGELVKLEKEDIRKIYEIAYE from the coding sequence ATGAGAAATTTTGTGTTTTATAATCCTACAAAGCTTGTTTTTGGAAAAAATACTATTGATAAGATAGGTGAATATTTGAAAAAGGGAAAAATAAAGAAAGTGTTATTTCTAGCAGGCGGTGGTTCTATAAAGAAAAACGGGGTTTATGAAAGGGTTGTAAGATCACTTATAGAAAACGATATAGAAAAAGTGGAAGTCTGGGGTGTTAGGCCTAATCCTGTTCTTTCAAAAGTTGAAGAAGCAATAGAGGTTGCTAAAAAAGAATCTGTAGAGGCCATACTTGCAGTTGGTGGAGGAAGTGTCATAGATAGTGCTAAGGCAGTGGCTGCGGGATATTATTATGAAGGAAATGTCTGGGACTTTTATCTGGAAAAAGTTAGACCCAAAAAGGCTTTGCCTCTATACACTGTACTTACGCTTTCTGCGACTGGCACCGAAATGAATGGGAATACTGTACTAACTAATGAGAGAACCACAGAAAAATTTGCATTTGGTTCAATCGTTGTATATCCTAAGGTTTCTATAGTTGATCCAGAAGTACAATTTAGTTTGCCGGAGCATCAGATAGTTAACGGTGCAGTTGATGCAATTAGCCATGTTATGGAATACTATTTTGATGGAGCTGAGAATACAGAACTTACAGATAGAATAGATGAAGGTATAATATTAACTTTGATTGAAACCACTGAAAAGCTTCTTGAAAATCCAAAAGATTATGAAGCTCGAGCTAACTTTGCGCTTTCTACAACTCTTGCACTTAATGGCATTTCAGGACTTGGACATAAAGGTGGCGATTGGGCCTCGCATGAACTTGAGCATGCTATAAGTGCGCTGAACCCAGAAGTCGCGCATGGTGCCGGCCTTGCTGTGGTTTTTCCAGCATGGATGGAATATGTTTTTACAAAGAATGTAGAAAAGTTTGCAAAATTCGGAGAGAATATATTTGGAATAAAAGATGATAACACAGAGGAAGTCGCAAAAAAGGCGATTCGTTCTTTAAGAAACTGGTATAAGAAAATAGGGGCTCCTATTACGTTGAAAGAACTTAATTTTGATTACTCTGATATAGACAATCTAACAGAAATAGCGTGTAAACACGCTCCTTTTGGTGAGCTAGTGAAACTTGAAAAGGAGGATATAAGAAAAATTTATGAAATAGCGTATGAATAG
- a CDS encoding 6-phosphofructokinase translates to MKVLYAQSGGVTSVINASAYGVLDEAKKAGLEIFVGIHGISGVLREKILNVTDRELEGLKTTPSAAFGSCRKKLKSQEDISRLFEIFEKYEIEYFFYNGGNDSMNTAWKLHEEAKKRGFPLKVIGVPKTIDNDLPYTDHCPGYGSAAKYIATAVMEATLDLRSMYVDSTRVFVMEIMGRHAGWLAAAAGLGWLNGIGADIILLPEVPFDKEKFLNKVDETIRRKGYCSIAVSEGIRYPDGFFVSDMGFTDSFGNRQLGGVGFTIAGMIRSELSLKTHVAIPDYLQRSGRHIASKTDVEEAEMVGRTAVKLAVSGVSGVMVTIERKSNEPYKVEYETVGLNKVADQTKYLPDEFHNEFSVTEKFFEYVKPLVEGEIFPTFRNGLPVYTIFREVEEL, encoded by the coding sequence ATGAAGGTTTTGTACGCTCAATCTGGAGGAGTTACAAGTGTAATTAATGCATCTGCTTATGGAGTGCTTGATGAGGCCAAGAAAGCTGGTCTGGAGATATTTGTGGGAATTCATGGAATTTCAGGAGTTTTAAGAGAGAAGATTTTAAACGTTACAGACAGGGAACTTGAGGGGTTGAAAACCACACCATCCGCTGCTTTTGGATCATGTAGAAAGAAGTTGAAATCTCAGGAAGATATAAGTAGGCTTTTTGAAATTTTCGAGAAATATGAAATAGAATACTTCTTTTATAATGGTGGTAATGATTCTATGAATACTGCCTGGAAACTTCATGAAGAAGCAAAGAAACGGGGATTTCCATTAAAGGTTATTGGCGTTCCAAAAACCATAGATAACGATTTGCCGTACACAGATCATTGTCCAGGTTATGGTTCAGCTGCTAAATATATTGCGACAGCAGTTATGGAAGCAACACTTGATTTAAGAAGTATGTATGTAGATTCAACCAGAGTATTTGTGATGGAGATAATGGGAAGACATGCAGGATGGTTAGCAGCAGCAGCTGGTCTTGGATGGCTTAATGGAATTGGAGCAGATATTATTTTACTTCCTGAAGTACCATTTGACAAAGAAAAGTTTTTGAATAAGGTTGATGAGACAATCAGGCGTAAAGGATATTGTTCCATAGCTGTTTCCGAAGGGATAAGATATCCAGACGGTTTTTTTGTTTCAGATATGGGTTTTACTGATAGCTTTGGTAATAGACAGCTTGGTGGAGTTGGGTTTACGATAGCTGGAATGATACGCTCAGAACTTTCCTTAAAAACACATGTTGCAATCCCAGATTATCTCCAAAGAAGCGGTAGGCACATTGCGAGCAAAACAGATGTGGAAGAAGCTGAGATGGTTGGAAGAACAGCTGTTAAATTAGCTGTTTCAGGTGTATCAGGAGTGATGGTTACAATAGAAAGAAAAAGTAACGAACCATATAAAGTAGAATACGAAACAGTAGGACTTAACAAAGTGGCTGATCAAACAAAATATCTTCCAGATGAATTTCATAACGAATTTAGTGTTACTGAAAAATTTTTCGAGTATGTCAAACCACTGGTAGAAGGTGAAATATTTCCAACGTTCAGAAATGGATTGCCTGTGTACACCATTTTTAGGGAGGTTGAAGAACTATAG
- a CDS encoding proton-conducting transporter transmembrane domain-containing protein, with protein sequence MLINLISLSISFIFYILKKVKYLPLLITIFSISGLFFKFDGYLIGYGGIHIVNDNVSFYFILTNVMVTFIVSLMLLKNYEASNYHKNFFISLTHVVLNFLFVSYDLFNIYVLLETITLLIVLLILSGQKFVHKLIGLKYIFVSTFAMNLYLIGVGISYYKGGTFDIEMVVLTGVAKYLIQGALFIKSGLFLFGLWLPDVYSETESEISALLAGIYSYASIYALVRLSDSADVRLIGVLTFVFGVIMALIVNDYKKVLAYSSVSQVGLMLFFLEYTPFFVFVHAIAKSTLFLSSKYVPKNPGKSEKVELLVFIPILISGLSISGMPLTLGGGVKEMLFKNLPMWSLIVSFLTSLYIGKILPVNLKVSDKVDFQKMVLFFSGIIPLFLGVFYYSSFGNVWTIVLGLFLGEILFSRVNFHISFSTEMVLTLSVFSVGFFGLLQYFLKG encoded by the coding sequence GTGTTAATTAATTTAATTAGTCTTTCTATTTCTTTTATTTTCTATATATTGAAAAAAGTAAAATATCTCCCTTTGCTTATCACTATATTTTCTATTTCTGGTCTTTTTTTTAAGTTTGATGGCTATCTGATAGGGTATGGGGGCATACATATTGTAAACGATAATGTTTCCTTTTATTTTATATTAACAAATGTTATGGTTACCTTTATAGTGAGTTTAATGCTTTTAAAAAATTATGAAGCGTCAAATTACCACAAAAATTTCTTTATTTCCCTTACCCATGTAGTGTTAAATTTCCTCTTTGTCTCATATGACCTTTTTAATATCTATGTACTCCTTGAGACAATAACGTTGTTAATAGTTTTATTGATTCTTTCAGGCCAAAAGTTCGTTCATAAATTAATTGGATTAAAATATATTTTTGTAAGCACTTTTGCAATGAATTTGTACCTTATAGGTGTTGGCATTTCATATTATAAAGGCGGTACGTTTGACATAGAAATGGTAGTTTTGACAGGAGTTGCGAAATACCTTATACAGGGAGCCTTGTTTATAAAATCAGGTTTGTTTCTCTTTGGATTATGGCTTCCAGATGTTTACTCGGAAACTGAGTCTGAAATTTCTGCGTTGCTGGCAGGAATTTATTCTTATGCGTCAATCTACGCTCTTGTAAGGTTAAGCGATTCAGCTGACGTTCGATTAATAGGCGTATTAACTTTCGTTTTTGGGGTGATAATGGCTCTTATTGTAAATGATTATAAGAAAGTACTTGCTTATAGTTCAGTTTCTCAAGTGGGATTAATGTTATTTTTTTTAGAATACACCCCGTTTTTTGTCTTTGTCCATGCTATTGCAAAGTCTACACTTTTTTTAAGTTCAAAATATGTCCCAAAGAATCCGGGAAAAAGTGAAAAAGTTGAACTTCTGGTTTTCATACCAATTCTTATTTCTGGTTTATCAATATCAGGAATGCCCCTGACCTTAGGTGGTGGCGTCAAAGAAATGCTTTTTAAAAATCTTCCCATGTGGTCACTAATTGTTTCTTTTTTAACCAGTCTTTATATTGGAAAAATTTTGCCAGTAAATTTGAAAGTAAGTGATAAAGTTGATTTTCAGAAAATGGTTTTATTTTTTTCAGGTATTATACCACTTTTCTTGGGGGTATTTTATTACTCCTCCTTTGGAAACGTATGGACGATTGTTTTAGGGCTTTTTTTAGGGGAAATTCTTTTTTCAAGGGTAAATTTTCATATTTCGTTTTCAACTGAAATGGTTCTTACGTTGTCTGTTTTTAGTGTGGGTTTTTTTGGACTACTGCAATATTTTTTAAAGGGATGA
- a CDS encoding 2-phosphosulfolactate phosphatase, with protein MISVLFGPEKGFSSDVIVVLDVLRATSVIVTALANGALLIKPVSSIREAVKMKKEGYIIGGERSAVKLQSFDKGNSPLEYFDVAGSKIVLTTSNGTRLIKKAMKYSKNIIAGAFLNLTEIVEYIRNVENIILWCAGNKREVSYEDTLLAGAILEKLNRIGRRDFHDSALVALEFFGRRKEIKFRGTHARRLIGLGYEKDVAFCSQVDIYSVLPVLREDVFIKR; from the coding sequence ATGATCTCAGTTTTATTTGGGCCAGAAAAAGGTTTTAGTTCTGATGTAATAGTTGTACTGGATGTTTTAAGAGCGACTTCTGTAATAGTAACAGCGCTTGCGAATGGAGCATTACTTATCAAACCGGTTTCATCGATTAGAGAAGCTGTGAAGATGAAAAAAGAAGGGTACATAATTGGTGGGGAAAGATCAGCAGTAAAGCTACAAAGTTTTGATAAGGGGAATTCCCCTTTAGAATATTTTGATGTGGCAGGAAGTAAAATAGTACTTACAACCAGTAATGGAACGCGGCTTATAAAAAAAGCCATGAAGTATTCTAAAAATATTATTGCTGGTGCGTTTTTGAATTTGACAGAGATCGTTGAATATATACGTAATGTAGAAAATATAATCTTATGGTGTGCAGGAAACAAAAGAGAGGTTTCTTATGAAGATACTTTACTTGCGGGAGCTATTTTAGAAAAATTGAATCGTATAGGAAGGAGAGATTTTCACGATAGTGCTCTTGTTGCTCTGGAATTTTTTGGAAGGAGAAAGGAAATAAAATTTCGTGGAACTCACGCCAGAAGATTGATTGGATTGGGATATGAAAAAGATGTCGCTTTTTGCTCTCAGGTGGATATTTATAGTGTATTACCGGTTTTGAGAGAAGATGTGTTTATTAAACGTTAG
- a CDS encoding NADH-quinone oxidoreductase subunit K: MLLEFLEFAAPITIVIFSIYGLLFRKHILSKIIALDIMNTGVVMLFIIISSRYGDNYPIIRKGIQNYADPFPQAVIITSIVIGFATLSLLLALSMIIVETKRKTDLSKIEKMRD; encoded by the coding sequence ATGTTGCTGGAATTTTTAGAATTTGCTGCGCCGATAACTATTGTAATTTTTTCTATATATGGATTATTGTTTCGAAAACACATCCTTTCCAAAATAATAGCTCTTGATATAATGAACACAGGTGTCGTGATGCTTTTCATCATTATTTCTTCAAGATATGGTGATAACTATCCTATCATTAGAAAAGGCATCCAGAATTATGCGGATCCTTTTCCTCAGGCTGTTATAATTACCTCGATTGTAATAGGCTTTGCTACTTTATCACTCCTTCTTGCTCTTAGCATGATTATTGTGGAGACAAAAAGGAAAACAGATCTTTCGAAAATTGAAAAAATGAGGGATTAG
- a CDS encoding Mpv17/PMP22 family protein, with the protein MKKGDFLVIGFFIALISLFNYKPFHETFLFYSRTHPYFMGFIKVSILATIGELISLRIQKGKYTLPAGLSYKFIIWGFLGITFVAVFEIFSTGTYSLMEKKLLPSSSVVTINNILRSFFTSTLMNLIFAPTFMAFHRITDTFIELGNGKIKNIFSLKLSYVISKINWQEFVNFIILKTIPLFWIPAHTITFLLPVEYRVLMAAILSIVLGILLSFRKKLKTN; encoded by the coding sequence ATGAAAAAAGGAGACTTTTTAGTAATAGGATTTTTTATAGCACTCATATCTTTGTTCAATTACAAACCATTTCACGAAACTTTTTTATTCTACAGTAGAACTCACCCATACTTTATGGGATTTATAAAAGTTTCAATACTCGCAACCATAGGCGAATTAATTTCACTGAGAATTCAAAAAGGAAAATATACACTTCCTGCTGGATTATCATATAAATTTATCATATGGGGATTTCTGGGAATAACTTTTGTGGCAGTTTTTGAAATATTTTCCACAGGGACATATTCTTTAATGGAAAAAAAACTGCTTCCATCATCATCCGTTGTAACAATAAACAATATTTTACGTTCATTTTTTACCAGCACACTTATGAATCTTATTTTTGCACCTACATTCATGGCCTTTCATAGAATTACTGACACGTTTATCGAACTTGGCAATGGAAAAATTAAAAATATTTTTTCGTTAAAGCTTTCATACGTTATAAGTAAAATCAACTGGCAGGAATTTGTAAATTTCATAATCCTTAAAACAATTCCTTTATTCTGGATACCCGCCCATACAATAACATTTTTATTACCAGTTGAATATAGAGTACTAATGGCCGCAATATTATCAATAGTTTTAGGAATACTTCTGTCATTTAGAAAGAAACTTAAAACTAATTAA
- the guaA gene encoding glutamine-hydrolyzing GMP synthase, translating to METIVILDYGSQYTQLIVRRVREIGYYAELLPWDASKEELNNLNPKAIILSGGPYSVYSDKAPTIPEHIFKLNVPILGICYGLQAIVHYFGGIVEKSRKREFGHSILKISRNDPIFQNLPDSFNVWMSHSDRVEKLPENFVEIATSENSPFAVIKNIEGNIYGVQFHPEVSHTEYGKEILKNFIANVAGMEQNWKMENFVSKKIEEIKNLVKNDKVLLGLSGGVDSSVVALLLYKAIGKNLIPVFVNTGLLRKNEETEVIYNFKKIGIDIVNVDAKEQFLTALKGIEDPEEKRKKIGHLFIDVFYNTAMDLLKKHGNIKYLAQGTLYPDIIESKVSERKTAVKIKTHHNVGGLPEKLPFKIIEPLRYLFKDEVRKIGEILGLPEEILNRHPFPGPGLAVRIIGEVTPESVKILQEADHIFMEELKRNNLYDKVWQAFAVLLPIKTVGVMGDYRTYENVVALRSVNSEDGMTADWSKLPYEFLNHVAKRIVNEVEGVNRVVYDITTKPPATIEWE from the coding sequence CTGGAAACAATCGTTATCCTGGACTATGGTTCACAATATACTCAGCTTATAGTAAGACGCGTTAGAGAGATTGGATATTATGCAGAATTATTACCATGGGATGCTTCAAAAGAAGAACTGAATAACCTAAATCCGAAAGCTATTATTCTATCCGGCGGTCCATATAGTGTTTATTCAGATAAAGCCCCCACCATACCCGAACACATTTTTAAATTAAACGTTCCAATTTTAGGGATTTGTTATGGACTCCAGGCAATTGTACATTATTTTGGGGGAATAGTAGAAAAATCTCGAAAAAGAGAATTTGGACATTCCATCTTAAAAATCTCCAGAAACGATCCTATTTTCCAGAATTTACCCGATTCTTTTAACGTCTGGATGAGTCACTCTGATAGAGTAGAAAAATTGCCTGAAAATTTTGTGGAAATTGCTACAAGTGAAAACTCTCCGTTCGCGGTTATTAAAAATATAGAAGGAAATATCTACGGCGTCCAATTTCACCCGGAAGTATCCCACACAGAATATGGTAAAGAAATTCTTAAGAACTTTATAGCAAATGTAGCAGGTATGGAACAAAACTGGAAAATGGAAAATTTCGTATCAAAAAAAATCGAGGAAATAAAAAACCTGGTAAAAAATGATAAAGTACTTCTTGGATTGTCTGGAGGAGTTGATTCCTCTGTAGTGGCATTACTTCTTTACAAAGCTATTGGTAAAAACTTAATACCAGTCTTTGTAAATACAGGCCTTCTAAGAAAAAATGAAGAAACTGAAGTAATTTATAATTTCAAAAAAATTGGAATAGACATTGTAAATGTCGATGCTAAAGAACAATTTCTTACTGCTTTAAAAGGAATAGAGGATCCAGAAGAAAAACGAAAAAAAATAGGCCATTTATTTATAGATGTTTTTTATAACACTGCAATGGACCTGCTTAAAAAGCACGGAAACATCAAATATCTTGCACAGGGTACTCTTTATCCTGACATCATAGAAAGCAAAGTTAGCGAAAGAAAAACCGCCGTTAAAATTAAAACACACCATAATGTTGGAGGACTTCCGGAAAAACTTCCTTTCAAGATTATAGAACCTCTTAGATATCTTTTCAAAGACGAAGTAAGAAAAATAGGTGAAATACTCGGGCTTCCAGAAGAAATTTTAAATCGTCATCCATTTCCAGGCCCGGGACTTGCTGTAAGAATCATTGGAGAAGTAACACCTGAGTCGGTAAAAATACTTCAGGAAGCAGATCACATTTTTATGGAAGAGCTAAAAAGAAACAATTTGTACGACAAGGTCTGGCAGGCTTTTGCTGTATTACTTCCAATTAAAACTGTAGGTGTTATGGGAGACTATAGAACATATGAAAACGTTGTAGCCCTTCGTTCGGTTAACAGCGAAGATGGTATGACAGCAGACTGGTCAAAACTCCCATATGAATTTCTAAACCATGTGGCGAAAAGAATTGTGAACGAAGTAGAAGGTGTAAATCGAGTAGTCTATGATATAACCACTAAACCTCCTGCAACAATAGAGTGGGAATAA
- a CDS encoding glucose-1-phosphate thymidylyltransferase, with amino-acid sequence MKAIILCAGKGTRLRPLTFTTAKHLIPIANKPVIYYSLEKIKKAGINEVGLIVNPENINSFKEVIEDGSKYGLKIEYILQKEPKGLAHAVWVAKDFIGEEDFLMYLGDNLILDNIEPFIEEFKGDKDIQASILLSPVKDPSRFGIAIIKDGKIVKVVEKPKTPPSNLAIIGLYLFRKSIFEGIENIKPSWRGELEITDAIGYLIEKGRRVKGHVIYGWWKDTGKPEDLLEANRKILDDNHMTLSIEGEVDDSSVIQGRVSLGANSKVVNAIIRGPVVIGENCIIKDSYIGPYTSIGDNVVIESCELQNSIIMDQVKLLNIPYPVDSSLVGKNVEIVENLQKPKAIRFVIGDMGKIEIVR; translated from the coding sequence GTGAAAGCTATTATCTTATGTGCAGGAAAAGGTACAAGGTTAAGACCTTTAACTTTTACCACTGCGAAGCATCTTATACCTATAGCAAACAAACCGGTAATTTATTATAGCCTTGAGAAAATAAAGAAGGCGGGAATAAACGAAGTAGGATTGATTGTAAATCCGGAGAACATAAATAGTTTTAAAGAGGTAATAGAAGATGGTTCAAAATATGGTTTGAAAATAGAATATATTCTTCAAAAAGAACCTAAAGGGCTTGCTCACGCTGTCTGGGTAGCTAAAGATTTTATAGGTGAGGAAGATTTTTTAATGTATCTGGGTGACAATCTTATACTGGATAATATAGAACCGTTTATAGAAGAGTTTAAAGGAGATAAGGATATACAGGCTTCTATTTTGTTGTCTCCTGTTAAAGATCCTTCAAGGTTTGGAATCGCAATTATAAAAGACGGGAAAATTGTGAAAGTCGTTGAAAAGCCGAAAACCCCTCCTTCTAATCTTGCAATTATAGGATTATATTTATTTAGAAAATCTATTTTTGAAGGAATAGAGAATATAAAACCTTCCTGGCGTGGTGAACTTGAAATAACAGATGCTATAGGATATCTTATAGAAAAAGGGAGAAGGGTAAAAGGACATGTGATTTATGGATGGTGGAAGGACACGGGAAAACCAGAAGATCTTCTGGAGGCTAACAGGAAAATTCTTGATGATAATCATATGACTCTCTCTATAGAAGGGGAAGTTGATGACTCTTCTGTTATTCAGGGAAGAGTTAGTCTGGGTGCAAATTCTAAAGTTGTAAATGCAATTATACGTGGTCCTGTAGTTATTGGTGAAAACTGTATTATAAAAGATTCGTATATAGGTCCATACACTTCCATAGGGGATAATGTTGTTATTGAAAGTTGTGAATTACAAAATAGTATAATAATGGATCAGGTGAAACTTTTAAACATACCGTATCCAGTTGATTCTTCACTTGTTGGAAAAAATGTCGAAATAGTTGAGAATTTACAAAAACCAAAGGCAATAAGATTTGTTATAGGTGACATGGGAAAAATCGAAATTGTGAGGTGA
- a CDS encoding HAD family hydrolase translates to MIKLILVDLDGTLLNDEKHVPERNIFALREAMKKGIHVSIATGRNYFSAKPYIDELGLDVPVILQNGAFIYMPFENKILYESPLPSQIAREIITKARRLNLDYILFSDFLEEKDMYMDIKHEGGYKKYLEQNHWRLNFVKDVMDYITGDTVAEVVLMGNEKDINQVIKEVHQKYGNEFSSVKNNVVDGWAFFEFFGRGASKEAAFEFLLKYFKIAPDECMFFGDNFNDIGLLKRVGFPVVMENAPEEVKKYGKFITLSNNNGGVGYAIEEVLF, encoded by the coding sequence GTGATTAAGTTAATTCTTGTTGACCTTGATGGGACTTTACTAAACGATGAAAAACATGTTCCTGAAAGAAACATTTTCGCACTTAGGGAAGCAATGAAAAAAGGAATCCATGTAAGTATCGCAACAGGGAGAAATTATTTTTCAGCAAAACCGTATATTGATGAACTTGGATTGGATGTTCCCGTAATACTCCAGAATGGTGCATTTATTTATATGCCTTTTGAAAACAAAATACTTTATGAGTCGCCTCTTCCATCTCAAATAGCGCGGGAAATTATTACTAAAGCCAGAAGATTAAATCTGGATTATATTTTGTTTTCAGATTTTCTGGAAGAGAAAGATATGTATATGGATATAAAACATGAAGGAGGATACAAAAAATATCTTGAGCAGAACCATTGGAGGTTAAATTTCGTGAAAGATGTCATGGATTATATCACTGGAGACACAGTTGCAGAAGTTGTACTCATGGGAAATGAAAAAGACATTAATCAGGTGATTAAGGAAGTTCATCAAAAGTATGGTAATGAGTTTAGTAGTGTAAAGAATAACGTTGTGGATGGCTGGGCATTTTTTGAATTTTTTGGTAGAGGAGCATCAAAAGAGGCTGCTTTTGAATTTTTATTAAAATATTTTAAAATAGCACCAGATGAGTGTATGTTTTTTGGTGATAATTTTAACGATATAGGATTGTTGAAAAGAGTGGGGTTTCCCGTAGTTATGGAAAATGCTCCTGAGGAAGTTAAAAAGTATGGAAAATTTATAACTCTTTCCAACAACAATGGAGGAGTTGGTTACGCAATTGAAGAAGTTTTATTTTAA
- a CDS encoding tetratricopeptide repeat protein, which produces MKKFYFNLFLLWLFISMTAFGYSLNDLKMAVGERDQKKVLEILESLDFKSVSLDFQCEIAFAYTEIYVWGNGNVKKYQKLAHEYAKYLLEKAPSYWKTHYVVAMVLSHYVQRNVFLALVYANKIFYHAEKAVEYGDNQYLTHLLYGVLNLETPFGDLNKAGYHLKKALSLNPKHVYTYVELGKYYEKLGKYEKALEMYKKALEVEGEKNWKYINIEGREEATKRILEVEKRCTEK; this is translated from the coding sequence TTGAAGAAGTTTTATTTTAATCTATTTTTACTCTGGCTCTTTATTTCTATGACTGCTTTTGGATATTCACTAAATGATTTAAAAATGGCCGTTGGAGAGAGGGATCAGAAAAAAGTTCTGGAGATACTCGAATCTCTTGATTTTAAAAGTGTATCTCTTGATTTTCAGTGTGAGATAGCATTCGCTTACACTGAAATTTACGTATGGGGAAATGGAAACGTGAAGAAATATCAAAAATTAGCACATGAATATGCAAAATATCTCCTGGAGAAAGCACCTTCTTATTGGAAAACCCATTATGTAGTGGCGATGGTTTTATCTCATTATGTACAAAGAAACGTTTTTCTTGCGCTTGTGTATGCAAATAAAATTTTTTATCATGCTGAAAAAGCGGTGGAATATGGAGATAACCAGTATCTTACACACCTTTTATACGGTGTGTTGAATCTTGAGACACCTTTTGGGGACCTTAATAAAGCGGGATATCATTTAAAAAAAGCCTTAAGTTTAAATCCAAAGCATGTGTACACATATGTTGAACTTGGAAAATACTATGAAAAGTTAGGAAAGTATGAGAAAGCTTTAGAAATGTATAAAAAAGCTTTAGAAGTTGAAGGTGAAAAAAACTGGAAATACATAAACATAGAGGGAAGAGAGGAAGCTACTAAAAGAATTCTGGAGGTGGAAAAAAGGTGTACAGAAAAATAA